A DNA window from Cobetia marina contains the following coding sequences:
- a CDS encoding aminotransferase-like domain-containing protein, which yields MSGTQDLPSAPRYQQLATRLKAEMATGQLVPGQRLPSLRRQAALSGLGLNSVIRAYGELESAGFLVAVPRRGFQVAAAAAPPSSASRDHDAAPSRCTPLATPSLAIDDPAWQAMAHASDPALAPLGAAHPELDAPAVRRLYRLVRQKLKHHAESPSAYALPPGSPALREAIASHLSHHGHHCHGDTLLLCQGAQQGMSLILRKWRASRGRCRIGIEAPGYFGVLAAVEANGHEAIALPTHAGSGLDIEALARLLEEGEARQMDRRQTCAGKTRPEMPPTAGHRHGKAALDALIVSPDCHNPLGGQLSLTDRDRLLKLAQRHGVQIIENATFAELSFDTRLPWLMDLHQRQAPSPAQTTPLGQTISPEQAPGVITVGSLSKTLDPRARCGWVWLPRSESVAPDAELAMQGLIRARWADGMGDMPWMHAALAELIASGDYGRHVHRMRRCYAKRLQLLRETLASALGDGVWLPGVSGGYLQWCGLPGLDGAALSRLHRELLEAGIATLPGYLFKAVSPGLRLNAAQLQDDETLARLTKTLRNALHGADA from the coding sequence ACGGCTGCCCTCATTGCGCCGCCAGGCGGCCCTGTCAGGGCTGGGACTCAACAGCGTGATCCGCGCCTATGGCGAGCTGGAATCCGCCGGCTTCCTCGTGGCTGTCCCGCGCCGGGGATTTCAGGTCGCGGCCGCAGCGGCACCTCCCTCTTCCGCCAGCCGCGATCACGACGCCGCCCCGTCACGCTGCACCCCTCTTGCCACTCCGTCACTGGCCATCGATGACCCGGCCTGGCAGGCCATGGCACATGCCAGCGACCCGGCGCTGGCTCCGCTGGGCGCGGCGCATCCCGAGCTGGATGCGCCCGCCGTGCGGCGCCTCTATCGGCTGGTGCGCCAGAAGCTCAAGCATCACGCCGAATCCCCCAGCGCCTACGCGCTGCCCCCGGGCTCCCCCGCCCTGCGCGAGGCCATTGCCTCTCACCTCAGCCACCATGGCCATCACTGTCACGGTGACACCCTGTTGCTGTGTCAGGGGGCTCAGCAAGGCATGTCGCTGATTCTCCGAAAATGGCGCGCAAGCCGGGGACGCTGTCGCATCGGCATCGAGGCCCCCGGCTATTTCGGTGTACTTGCGGCGGTGGAAGCCAATGGTCACGAAGCCATTGCCCTGCCGACACATGCCGGAAGCGGACTGGATATCGAGGCATTGGCCAGACTGCTGGAGGAAGGAGAGGCAAGGCAGATGGACAGGCGGCAGACGTGTGCAGGCAAGACGCGGCCAGAGATGCCGCCCACGGCCGGGCACCGACACGGCAAGGCCGCCCTCGACGCGCTGATCGTCTCACCGGATTGCCACAACCCGCTGGGTGGCCAGCTGAGCCTGACGGATCGAGATCGCCTGCTCAAGCTAGCCCAACGCCACGGGGTACAGATCATCGAGAATGCCACCTTCGCGGAACTGAGCTTCGACACCCGTCTGCCCTGGCTGATGGACCTCCATCAGCGCCAGGCACCGTCACCGGCGCAGACAACGCCACTGGGACAGACAATATCACCGGAACAGGCACCCGGCGTGATCACGGTGGGCTCGCTGTCCAAGACGCTCGACCCGCGAGCACGCTGTGGCTGGGTGTGGCTCCCACGGTCCGAAAGCGTGGCACCTGACGCCGAGCTGGCCATGCAGGGGCTGATTCGCGCACGCTGGGCCGATGGCATGGGCGACATGCCATGGATGCACGCCGCCCTCGCGGAGCTGATCGCCAGCGGCGATTACGGGCGCCATGTCCACCGCATGCGCCGCTGCTACGCGAAGCGCCTGCAACTGCTGCGCGAGACGCTTGCCTCTGCTCTCGGCGATGGCGTCTGGCTGCCCGGTGTCAGTGGTGGCTATCTGCAGTGGTGCGGCCTGCCGGGACTGGATGGCGCGGCCCTTTCCCGCCTGCACCGCGAGCTGCTCGAGGCTGGCATCGCCACTCTGCCCGGCTACCTGTTCAAGGCGGTCAGCCCCGGCCTGCGCCTCAATGCGGCCCAACTGCAGGACGATGAGACTCTCGCACGATTGACCAAGACCCTGCGCAACGCGCTGCACGGAGCCGATGCCTAG
- a CDS encoding carboxylate/amino acid/amine transporter, with the protein MSYLIGVTALWAFSFSLIGVYLSGQVDSYLAVLTRIVLASLIFAPFLRPRAISGRIRWQLMAIGAVQLGLMYIFFYRSFLLLPVPEVLLFTIFTPIYITLLDDMMKRRLSPFYLLTAMVAVIGAAIIRYDGVTEGFWLGFAVVQGANLCFAIGQVAYRHLSPQLPEGVAHRHVFGWFYLGALALVVVMFLLFGNTDKLPSQPVHFVVLGWLGIVASGMGYFLWNKGATRVDAGTLAIMNNALVPAGLLVNLLIWNRDADLPRLALGGAVIVLALLINQFWARQREQRAREAQSVR; encoded by the coding sequence ATGTCCTACCTGATCGGTGTCACAGCCCTGTGGGCCTTCTCGTTTTCCCTGATCGGCGTCTACCTGTCCGGTCAGGTCGATAGCTATCTGGCCGTGCTGACACGCATCGTGCTGGCCAGCCTGATCTTTGCTCCCTTTCTGCGCCCACGGGCGATCAGTGGACGCATCCGCTGGCAGCTGATGGCCATCGGCGCGGTGCAGCTGGGGCTGATGTACATCTTCTTCTACCGCTCCTTCCTGCTGTTGCCCGTCCCGGAAGTGCTGCTGTTCACGATCTTCACGCCCATCTACATCACCCTCCTGGATGACATGATGAAACGTCGGCTGTCGCCATTCTACCTGCTCACGGCGATGGTGGCGGTCATCGGTGCGGCGATCATTCGCTACGACGGGGTCACCGAGGGCTTCTGGCTCGGCTTTGCCGTCGTTCAGGGGGCCAATCTGTGCTTTGCCATCGGCCAGGTCGCCTATCGTCATCTCTCGCCCCAGCTGCCTGAAGGTGTCGCGCACCGTCATGTGTTCGGCTGGTTCTATCTTGGCGCCCTGGCGCTGGTGGTCGTGATGTTCCTGCTGTTCGGCAATACCGACAAGCTGCCTTCGCAGCCGGTGCACTTCGTGGTGCTGGGCTGGTTGGGCATCGTGGCGTCCGGGATGGGCTACTTCCTGTGGAACAAGGGAGCGACGCGCGTCGATGCCGGTACCCTGGCGATCATGAACAATGCGCTGGTACCGGCGGGACTGCTGGTCAATCTGCTGATCTGGAATCGCGACGCGGACCTGCCGCGTCTCGCGCTGGGCGGGGCGGTCATCGTGCTGGCGCTGTTGATCAATCAGTTCTGGGCGCGCCAGCGTGAGCAGCGCGCGCGTGAGGCGCAGAGCGTTCGCTAG
- a CDS encoding DUF6314 family protein → MTGIVTLHALLEQIRHLEFSSRSGPASRNAWSGHGSGEVRLEKEMPDGAGRTGAEDSWDILFNEQGQFRLEGQASSVTFRNRYRWRLSPDGTALSLSHERRGRDAAVFLFDLIEAPAGDGDHFISREAHLCIDDLYSATLVIMRDADDKPCGFDLDWRITGPRKDEHLAYRYRC, encoded by the coding sequence TTGACAGGCATTGTAACCCTCCACGCGCTGCTTGAGCAGATACGCCACCTGGAATTTTCGTCACGCTCAGGGCCTGCCTCACGCAACGCCTGGTCCGGCCATGGCAGCGGTGAGGTGCGCCTCGAGAAGGAGATGCCTGATGGGGCCGGCAGGACTGGGGCGGAAGACTCGTGGGACATCCTCTTCAATGAACAGGGACAGTTCCGACTGGAGGGCCAGGCCAGCAGTGTCACGTTCCGCAATCGCTATCGCTGGCGACTGAGCCCCGACGGCACTGCCCTGTCACTGAGCCATGAGCGCCGCGGCCGCGATGCGGCGGTCTTCCTGTTCGACCTGATCGAGGCTCCCGCAGGCGATGGTGACCACTTCATCAGCCGCGAGGCACACCTGTGCATCGATGACCTCTATTCCGCCACCCTCGTCATCATGCGCGATGCGGATGACAAGCCCTGCGGCTTCGACCTCGACTGGCGCATCACCGGCCCGCGCAAGGATGAACATCTCGCCTATCGCTATCGCTGCTGA
- a CDS encoding alpha/beta hydrolase, protein MNDASPQHGHRSPQIIEPQGQADACVIWLHGLGADGSDFVPVVPALGLPADHGVRFVFPHARELAVTVNGGMRMPAWYDILEMNLGRRVDEVQLRESAAYVHALIEEQVAQGIASERILLAGFSQGGAVVYEAALSCERPLGGLLALSTYFATSATITPSAANQGLAISVHHGTQDDIVPLALGEAGAESARALGHPLEWQTWPMAHAVCLEEIEAIGEWFTARLLA, encoded by the coding sequence ATGAACGACGCATCACCCCAGCATGGCCACCGTAGTCCGCAGATCATCGAGCCTCAGGGCCAGGCAGATGCCTGTGTCATCTGGTTGCATGGGCTGGGGGCGGACGGCAGTGATTTCGTGCCCGTGGTGCCGGCGCTGGGATTGCCGGCGGATCACGGCGTACGTTTCGTCTTCCCGCACGCGCGTGAGCTGGCCGTGACCGTCAATGGCGGCATGCGCATGCCGGCCTGGTACGACATTCTCGAGATGAATCTTGGGCGGCGTGTCGATGAAGTGCAGCTGCGCGAGTCCGCGGCTTACGTGCATGCCTTGATCGAGGAGCAGGTCGCGCAGGGGATCGCCAGTGAGCGCATCCTGCTGGCAGGCTTTTCTCAGGGCGGTGCCGTGGTCTACGAGGCGGCGTTGAGCTGTGAGCGGCCGTTGGGTGGGTTGCTGGCGCTCTCCACCTATTTCGCCACCAGCGCGACCATCACGCCGTCAGCCGCCAATCAGGGGCTGGCCATCAGTGTCCATCACGGCACCCAGGATGACATCGTGCCGCTGGCACTGGGGGAGGCTGGCGCCGAGAGTGCTCGCGCCCTCGGGCATCCGCTTGAATGGCAGACCTGGCCGATGGCGCACGCCGTGTGTCTCGAGGAGATCGAGGCGATCGGCGAATGGTTCACGGCACGCCTGCTGGCCTGA
- a CDS encoding haloacid dehalogenase type II, protein MMVRGKLKKVAGSVLLGIGLMSGNAMADDVVDKPKVLIFDVNETLLDLTSMRSSVGEALGGREDLLPLWFSTMLHYSLVSTVTRDYHDFGQIGVASLLVVAQNNGVELTDEQAKKAIITPLLTLPPHPDVKEGLARLKAEGYKIVSLTNSSNKGVKAQFENAGLLPYFDARYSIEDIQIYKPDLRSYEWVLDKLDVEPEEAMMVAAHGWDVAGAKEAGLQTTFIARPGKALFPLSKAPDHVVQDVNELADILE, encoded by the coding sequence ATGATGGTGCGCGGAAAACTCAAGAAGGTGGCAGGTTCAGTGTTGTTGGGTATCGGCCTGATGTCGGGGAATGCGATGGCGGATGATGTCGTCGATAAGCCCAAGGTGCTCATCTTCGATGTCAATGAAACGCTGTTGGACCTGACCTCGATGCGCAGTTCGGTCGGTGAGGCACTGGGGGGAAGAGAAGACCTGCTGCCCCTGTGGTTCTCGACCATGCTGCATTACTCCCTGGTGTCTACCGTGACCCGGGACTATCACGACTTCGGGCAGATCGGTGTCGCCTCGTTGCTGGTGGTCGCGCAGAACAACGGTGTCGAACTGACGGATGAGCAGGCGAAGAAGGCCATCATCACACCGTTGCTGACACTCCCGCCTCACCCTGACGTCAAGGAAGGTCTGGCCAGGCTCAAGGCTGAAGGCTACAAGATCGTCAGTCTGACCAACTCGTCCAACAAGGGCGTCAAGGCCCAGTTCGAGAACGCGGGACTGCTGCCGTATTTCGATGCTCGCTACAGCATTGAAGATATCCAGATCTACAAGCCGGACCTGCGTTCCTATGAGTGGGTGCTGGACAAGCTCGATGTCGAACCTGAAGAGGCCATGATGGTCGCTGCACATGGTTGGGATGTCGCGGGTGCCAAGGAAGCGGGCTTGCAGACCACCTTCATCGCCCGCCCGGGCAAGGCACTCTTCCCGCTGTCAAAGGCGCCGGATCATGTCGTGCAGGATGTGAACGAACTGGCCGACATCCTGGAGTGA
- a CDS encoding DUF1853 family protein produces the protein MSERYTGDMSNPPPIPDNDAPLQAPPTRWPKTAGQTLRGECERYTHPRVRDIAWLLSAPDLLTLLPYQRPTLEALGLGDDITRHRWLSELEQAPEALESAVDERRHHRLGLYHELLWRFVLAHAPGSRLLAHNLRIMEGKITLGELDMLYLAAGDTTPTHLEVAIKFYLGLPQGPGPADGLERWIGPGGADSLAIKTRRSLAHQLPLALSERGQQTIRQALGLPVSDAAEATGDSAPGWLAGQCLAMPGGLFRPWQPETPADEQLPPPRHCHPSSAAQAGWWVPVSQFAAFCQRLDSTAMDTAPLLGCLREKPAWLAPPPAQSLTGWRELQLWLEDYFAPSDGEANPPTGTPRQAPPQHPRQLWLERAPHRPLDSRHDTPSQWRVFVVPDGWPHFIPLPPASPT, from the coding sequence GTGAGTGAGCGTTACACTGGCGACATGTCCAACCCGCCACCGATTCCTGACAATGATGCGCCTTTGCAGGCCCCTCCCACCCGCTGGCCGAAGACTGCCGGGCAGACCCTGCGTGGCGAATGCGAGCGCTATACGCATCCGCGCGTCAGGGATATCGCCTGGCTGTTGAGTGCCCCGGACCTGCTGACACTGCTCCCTTATCAGCGCCCGACTCTCGAGGCGTTGGGACTGGGCGACGACATCACTCGCCATCGCTGGCTGAGCGAGCTTGAGCAGGCCCCCGAGGCACTGGAATCCGCGGTGGATGAGCGTCGCCACCATCGGCTCGGTCTCTATCACGAGCTGCTGTGGCGGTTCGTGCTGGCCCACGCCCCAGGCAGCCGACTGTTGGCCCACAATCTCAGGATCATGGAAGGCAAGATCACGCTGGGCGAGCTGGACATGCTGTATCTGGCGGCAGGCGATACGACCCCCACCCACCTGGAAGTCGCGATCAAGTTCTATCTGGGATTGCCACAAGGTCCGGGGCCGGCGGATGGCCTGGAGCGCTGGATCGGCCCGGGTGGCGCCGACAGTCTCGCCATCAAGACGCGACGCAGTCTTGCGCACCAGCTGCCACTGGCGCTCAGCGAGCGGGGACAACAGACGATTCGTCAGGCGCTTGGCCTACCCGTGAGCGACGCCGCCGAGGCGACGGGAGACTCGGCCCCCGGGTGGCTCGCGGGCCAATGCCTGGCCATGCCCGGCGGTCTGTTTCGCCCCTGGCAGCCGGAGACACCTGCCGATGAGCAGCTGCCGCCACCGCGTCACTGCCATCCTTCAAGCGCGGCGCAGGCTGGCTGGTGGGTCCCCGTGAGCCAGTTTGCCGCCTTCTGCCAGCGCCTCGACAGTACCGCGATGGATACCGCGCCGCTGCTGGGCTGTCTCAGGGAAAAGCCCGCCTGGCTGGCCCCTCCCCCTGCGCAATCACTGACCGGGTGGCGCGAGCTGCAACTCTGGCTCGAGGACTATTTCGCGCCCTCTGACGGGGAAGCGAACCCACCAACGGGCACTCCCCGGCAGGCGCCGCCTCAGCATCCGCGTCAGCTATGGCTGGAACGCGCGCCGCACCGGCCCTTGGACTCGCGACACGACACCCCCTCTCAATGGCGGGTATTCGTGGTGCCGGATGGATGGCCTCACTTCATCCCGCTGCCCCCGGCTTCCCCCACCTGA
- the brnQ gene encoding branched-chain amino acid transport system II carrier protein produces MKTRLSSLDIVALGFMTFALFLGAGNIIFPPQVGQGAGAEFWPAALGFLTTGVGMPLAGIVAVAVIGGGLDKITSPLPKWAAAAFGVAIYLSIGPMFAIPRTGTVAFEMGMRPFIDMTPESGLALHSVVFFGIATLIALSPGKLMDVVGKWLTPLLIALLALIALFTIIDPQGPLGPVSPEWAEAPFMTGFQQGYLTMDALASMVFGILIVSAIKARGITATADVTRYTLWAGAIAAICLAAVYLPLTYMGATSHALVTEAAKGELIPVYVEALFGDAGKLILALVITLACLTTAVGLLTSCGEFFHRLLPSVPYRLLVIVMAVASALIANLGLSTLISVSIPVLVTLYPLVLVLTLLSYLRPRLHDAPRVFAWSLGLTLLVSLLDGFEASGIDSLMAISHRIEPLLPLASMNLGWLAPALAGLIIGMLASRRDQTNLDPVLTEQR; encoded by the coding sequence TTGAAAACACGACTTTCCAGCCTCGATATCGTGGCGCTGGGCTTCATGACATTTGCGCTCTTCCTTGGCGCTGGCAACATCATCTTCCCGCCTCAGGTAGGTCAGGGCGCAGGGGCCGAGTTCTGGCCAGCCGCACTCGGCTTTCTGACCACCGGTGTCGGCATGCCGCTGGCCGGAATCGTTGCGGTCGCCGTGATCGGCGGCGGGCTCGACAAGATCACCTCCCCGCTGCCCAAGTGGGCGGCAGCGGCCTTCGGCGTCGCCATCTATCTGTCCATCGGGCCGATGTTCGCCATCCCGCGTACCGGCACCGTCGCCTTCGAGATGGGCATGCGTCCGTTCATCGACATGACGCCCGAGTCAGGCCTGGCATTGCACTCGGTGGTGTTCTTCGGCATTGCCACCCTGATCGCCCTGAGCCCCGGCAAGCTGATGGACGTGGTCGGCAAGTGGCTGACTCCGCTGTTGATCGCGCTGCTGGCACTGATCGCGCTGTTCACCATCATCGACCCGCAGGGGCCGCTGGGCCCGGTGAGCCCCGAGTGGGCCGAAGCGCCCTTCATGACCGGCTTCCAGCAGGGCTACCTGACCATGGATGCGCTGGCCTCGATGGTGTTCGGCATCCTGATCGTCTCCGCGATCAAGGCGCGTGGCATCACCGCCACCGCTGACGTGACGCGCTACACCCTGTGGGCCGGCGCCATCGCCGCGATCTGTCTGGCCGCCGTCTATCTGCCGCTGACCTACATGGGCGCCACCAGCCATGCTCTGGTGACGGAAGCCGCCAAGGGCGAACTGATTCCGGTCTACGTCGAGGCCTTGTTCGGCGATGCCGGCAAGCTGATTCTGGCGCTGGTCATCACTCTGGCGTGTCTGACCACCGCGGTGGGCCTGCTGACCTCCTGCGGCGAGTTCTTCCATCGCCTGCTGCCGAGCGTGCCCTACCGTCTGCTTGTGATCGTGATGGCCGTGGCCTCGGCGTTGATCGCCAACCTGGGCCTCTCGACCCTGATCAGCGTCTCGATTCCGGTACTGGTCACGCTCTATCCGCTGGTGCTGGTGCTGACGCTGCTCTCCTACCTGCGCCCGCGCCTGCATGATGCACCGCGCGTGTTCGCCTGGAGCCTGGGCCTGACCCTGCTGGTCAGCCTGCTCGATGGCTTCGAAGCCAGTGGCATCGATTCCCTGATGGCCATCTCGCACCGCATCGAGCCGCTGCTGCCGCTGGCCTCCATGAATCTGGGCTGGCTGGCACCTGCACTGGCGGGCCTGATCATCGGCATGCTGGCCAGCCGTCGTGACCAGACGAATCTGGACCCGGTACTGACCGAGCAACGCTGA
- a CDS encoding gamma-glutamylcyclotransferase family protein, with protein sequence MPYYFAYGSNMNPARVAARIGDTRRALHGWLEEHRLSFDKASRVPGIAHANVQPARGERVEGVLYELRDPEQITLMDPYEGRPHEYERFRHAIVTRDGVIEAWVYIALPERTSQGLKPAREYLEHLLGGRDFLTPDYFTALADVEAVHSLDDDTLARLGLSRSTPR encoded by the coding sequence ATGCCGTACTACTTCGCCTACGGAAGCAACATGAATCCGGCGCGTGTCGCGGCACGCATCGGTGACACGCGTCGTGCCCTGCATGGCTGGCTGGAGGAGCATCGGCTGAGTTTCGACAAGGCGTCGCGTGTTCCGGGGATCGCACATGCCAATGTGCAACCGGCGCGGGGTGAGCGTGTCGAAGGGGTGCTCTACGAGCTGCGCGACCCTGAGCAGATCACCCTGATGGACCCCTACGAGGGGCGCCCACATGAATATGAGCGCTTTCGTCATGCCATCGTGACACGTGACGGTGTCATCGAGGCCTGGGTGTACATCGCCTTGCCGGAGCGCACTAGTCAGGGACTCAAGCCGGCCCGTGAGTATCTCGAGCACCTGCTGGGCGGACGTGACTTCCTGACCCCGGACTATTTCACGGCATTGGCAGACGTGGAAGCGGTGCACTCGCTGGATGATGACACGCTCGCACGGCTGGGGCTGTCACGCAGCACGCCGCGCTGA
- a CDS encoding YqcC family protein: MNPTEIPQDGELAGNAHDELRDLLARLEATMKAADLWRMETPTPEAFMSVEPFCVDRMDMGQWLRFVFIARLEALCDARGSFPVKCDVAPAIEAWLKDARPERRVAMTEVVREIDTLITDN; encoded by the coding sequence ATGAACCCGACCGAAATACCCCAGGACGGCGAACTCGCCGGCAACGCGCATGACGAATTGCGTGACCTGCTGGCACGCCTGGAAGCGACGATGAAGGCGGCGGATCTGTGGCGCATGGAGACACCGACCCCAGAGGCCTTCATGAGCGTGGAGCCCTTCTGCGTGGACCGCATGGACATGGGCCAGTGGCTGCGTTTCGTGTTCATCGCGCGTCTCGAGGCACTGTGTGACGCGCGTGGCAGCTTCCCGGTGAAGTGTGACGTGGCGCCTGCCATCGAGGCCTGGTTGAAGGATGCGCGTCCGGAGCGCCGCGTGGCGATGACGGAAGTCGTGCGCGAGATCGATACGCTGATCACCGACAACTGA